A DNA window from Peromyscus leucopus breed LL Stock chromosome 3, UCI_PerLeu_2.1, whole genome shotgun sequence contains the following coding sequences:
- the LOC114695035 gene encoding serine-threonine kinase receptor-associated protein encodes MAMRQTPLTCSGHTRPVVDLAFSGITPYGYFLISACKDGKPMLRQGDTGDWIGTFLGHKGAVWGATLNKDATKAATAAADFTAKVWDAVSGDELMTLAHKHIVKTVDFTQDSNYLLTGGQDKLLRIYDLNKPEAEPKEISGHTSGIKKALWCSEDKQILSADDKTVRLWDHATMTEVKSVNFNMSVSSMEYIPEGEVLVLTYGRTIAFHSALSLEPIKSFEAPATINSASLHPEKEFLVAGGEDFKLYKYDYNSGEELESYKGHFGPIHCVRFSPDGELYASGSEDGTLRLWQTVVGKTYGLWKCVLPEEDSGELAKPKIGFPETAEEELEEIASENSDSIYSSTPEVKA; translated from the exons atggcCATGAGGCAGACGCCGCTCACCTGCTCGGGCCACACGCGGCCCGTGGTGGATTTGGCCTTCAGCGGCATCACGCCGTACGGCTACTTTCTGATCAGCGCTTGCAAAG ATGGCAAACCTATGCTCCGCCAGGGAGATACGGGAGACTGGATTGGAACCTTTTTGGGTCATAAAGGTGCTGTCTGGGGTGCAACATTGAATAAGGATGCCACCAAAGCTGCTACAGCTGCTGCAGATTTCACAGC CAAAGTGTGGGATGCTGTCTCAGGAGATGAATTGATGACCCTGGCTCATAAGCACATTGTCAAGACTGTGGATTTCACACAG gatagcAACTACCTGTTAACTGGGGGACAGGATAAACTGCTGCGCATATATGACTTGAACAAACCTGAGGCAG AACCTAAGGAAATTAGTGGTCATACTTCCGGTATTAAAAAGGCTCTGTGGTGCAGTGAGGATAAACAAATCCTTTCAGCTGATGATAAAACTGTTCG tctTTGGGATCATGCTACAATGACAGAAGTGAAATCTGTGAATTTTAACATGTCCGTGAGCAGCATGGAGTATATCCCTGAGGGAGAGGTCCTGGTGCTTACTTATGGGCGGACTATTGCTTTTCATAGTGCACTTAG TCTGGAGCCAATTAAATCCTTTGAAGCTCCTGCAACCATCAATTCTGCATCTCTTCATCCTGAGAAGGAGTTTCTTGTTGCAGGTGGAGAAGACTTTAAACTGTATAAGTATGATTATAATAGTGGAGAAGAATTAG AATCCTACAAAGGTCACTTTGGTCCCATTCACTGTGTAAGATTTAGTCCTGATGGGGAACTCTATGCCAGTGGTTCTGAAGATGGGACATTGAGATTGTGGCAAACTGTGGTAGGAAAAACCTATGGCCTTTGGAAATGCGTGCTTCCTG AAGAAGACAGTGGTGAGCTGGCCAAGCCAAAGATCGGTTTTCCAGAAACAGCGGAAGAGGAGCTGG AAGAAATTGCTTCAGAGAATTCAGATTCCATCTACTCTTCAACTCCTGAAGTTAAGGCCTGA